The following are encoded in a window of Pieris napi chromosome 23, ilPieNapi1.2, whole genome shotgun sequence genomic DNA:
- the LOC125061408 gene encoding uncharacterized protein LOC125061408: MEMLLIFLHCVAAFKEIYDVKIEYKSSNETVFNEFSITLDKINNYIAKDLTNSEPKINTNLINANKYNEITPFIQRYRNNDEIKHELDNFVLQRKKSHLTTVGFNFKIPTANPEYAFVKNKEEKRDIKEMNRLTDRKDLNEKFAKKYIRELETNKISQEVNLNIFQRPEIEEVLKKQNFLVNRIMNLLKEEKKTLRTNFNTLLEEMDKLKNGNVTHKQEVIQGSTTPATVVNIDETMVREALKKDPFVRRVLQMGKSKRDAYKREAKVFNKG; this comes from the exons atggaaATGTTATTGATTTTCCTTCACTGCGTAGCTG CGTTTAAGGAAATATACGACGTcaaaattgaatacaaatCGTCTAACGAAACAGTATTCAACGAATTTTCAATAACTTTggacaaaataaacaattatatcgCGAAAGATTTAACTAACTCAGagccaaaaataaatacaaatttaattaatgcaaataagtataatgaaataacaCCTTTTATACAAAGATATCGCAATAACGATGAAATAAAGCACGAATTAGATAATTTTGTACTTCAACGAAAAAAATCGCATCTAACCACTGttggatttaattttaaaataccaacTGCAAATCCAGAATACgcttttgttaaaaataaagaagagaAGAGGgatataaaagaaatgaaTAGACTTACAGATAGAAAAGACTTAAATGAGAAATTTGCGAAAAAGTATATTCGCGAATTGGAAACCAACAAAATTAGTCAAGAAgtgaatttaaatatctttcaACGTCCAGAAATAGAAGAAGTGTTGAAAAAGCAGAACTTTTTGGTTAATAGAATAATGAATTTGTTGAAAGAAGAAAAGAAAACGCTGAGGACAAACTTCAATACACTGTTAGAGGAAATGGATAAACTGAAGAATGGAAACGTTACTCACAAACAG GAGGTGATTCAAGGTTCCACGACACCAGCAACAGTTGTAAATATAGACGAGACAATGGTCAGAGAAGCACTCAAAAAAGATCCCTTCGTGAGAAGAGTTTTGCAGATGGGGAAGAGTAAGAGAGACGCTTATAAAAGGGAAGCTAAAGTTTTCAATAAAggatag